In bacterium, the genomic stretch GCTCGGCCTCCGTGAGGGCCCGGCCGGCATGCTTCTCCAGGAAGGGCTTCCGCGGCGCCTCGGGGTCGAGGACCATGTGGATGTAGTCGTTCCGGGCCGCCCAGGGATCGGTGAAAAGCTTGCCGCGTTCCTGCTCGAAATGATCCTGGACCCGGTCCCTCAGGAGGTCGAAGGCCTTGCGCAAGGGCCCCCGCCAGGCCTGGTTCCAACCTTCCCGCCCTCCGGTCTGACAGCCGCAATCCCGGTACCAACGGCCCACCCCATGGGCGCAGCTCCAGGAAGTGCCGTTCCCCTCGTCCCCCAGCTTGATCTCCGCTTCCCAGGTCGGGGGATATTTCTCGAGGAAGGCCCCGTAGTTGGTCACCCAATAGCCGCCTTGGCTGGCTTCCACCTTCAAGGCATAGGCCAGGCTCCGGTCCCCGAACTTGGTATGGTGGCCATAGGATTCGCCGTCGGTGGCGGTCTGGACGATACGGCCTTCCCCCTGACCCACCCGGCCGATCCGGTCCAGGAAAGCCTGGCTGGAGATGAGGGATCCCTCGAAGGCGATGCCCCGGGCGATCCCCTTGTCATAGAAGAAGATGTCGATGGAACGGCCCGATCCGTCCCGATGGAAGTAACGATAGGGCATGCCCGGATCGATGCGCCCATCCCCCACATCCACCCAATCCCCTCCCGAGAGGGGCCTGACCCGTTGGGCCTGTTCGGGGGAAAGGATCACGTACTTGATCTTCTCGTCGATCAGGGTGCCCAGGGTGGCGTCATTGCAGGCGGTCTCCGGCAACCAGAGGGACTCGGGTTCCCTTTTGAAGCGTTGCTTGAAGTCCTCGACCCCCCACTTGACCTGGGTCACCCGGTCGGCATCGTTGCAAAGGGGCAGGATGGTGTGGTTATAGCCTTGGGCGATGGCATTGCCGTGTCCGCCGTTCCTCTGGACGCTCTTTCGGTCGGCTTCCAGGACCTTCTGGTAGGTGCCCGGGTGGTATTTTTCCATCCAAGACAGGAGGGTGGCCCCGAAATTGAAGCTCATGGACTCGTAATTATTGAGGATGTTTTCGATGCGGCCGCTCTTCAGGTCGAAGACGCGGGCGAAGGCGTTGGGGCGGTAGCATTCGTAATAGACGCGGTCGTTCCAGTTCGGGAAGGGTTGGGCGCTGGGCTGGTCGTCGATGACGCCGGTCCAGGGGTTCTCCCGGGGGGGCTGATAGAAATGGCCGTGAATGACCAGGGCAGTGGACATGGGACCTCAACAGGCTGGGAATATCGTTAAATTCTAATCGGAATATCCGGCCCGGGGAAACTTTGTTTCAAGCCCGATCCAGGGGCCTCCTCAGCAAACAAGCCGACAACAGCGGTTTCACCGGTCCCTGGAACCGATCCCCATGGCCCGTAGAAAAGCATCATCGCGCTCCCATTCTCCGGTATAGGGAAAGAGCACCGCGATCCGCTTCCGGCACTTCCCGACCTCATCTTCAT encodes the following:
- a CDS encoding DUF3536 domain-containing protein, with product MSTALVIHGHFYQPPRENPWTGVIDDQPSAQPFPNWNDRVYYECYRPNAFARVFDLKSGRIENILNNYESMSFNFGATLLSWMEKYHPGTYQKVLEADRKSVQRNGGHGNAIAQGYNHTILPLCNDADRVTQVKWGVEDFKQRFKREPESLWLPETACNDATLGTLIDEKIKYVILSPEQAQRVRPLSGGDWVDVGDGRIDPGMPYRYFHRDGSGRSIDIFFYDKGIARGIAFEGSLISSQAFLDRIGRVGQGEGRIVQTATDGESYGHHTKFGDRSLAYALKVEASQGGYWVTNYGAFLEKYPPTWEAEIKLGDEGNGTSWSCAHGVGRWYRDCGCQTGGREGWNQAWRGPLRKAFDLLRDRVQDHFEQERGKLFTDPWAARNDYIHMVLDPEAPRKPFLEKHAGRALTEAEQVKALTHLEIQRNAMLMYTSCGWFFTEISGIETVQVLKYAARIFDLMATLGFESPENDFLAVLAEAKSNIPEYGTGADIYRRFAEPTRVTPQGVVAHLAISSLVNHTPEKDEAGGFLYEMLDLRKEEHGRFTLMTGHVLLQEAMTRQHFRYAFAGLHLGGIDFYGAIRPYIRKENFARCSKHLWDQFYLVSLPKLLRVMQEEFGPEEFGVEQLLPESRQKIFKEVFGTLVERFSEQYVRLYEDNRRNLEMLQSVGFELPREIRAAAEFTFGKLFEEEIQKREWFKDPDAYRNLIALADEVTKHGYRIDRFVAEHTFRNLITEIVEMAVDRPSDENIRAAMAVVQLTKRLGLEYNLYLAQEAVYEAAGKSVHFEKMVELSEILDLKTDLLLDVNDKFKKSLHTDDIEVA